In the Streptomyces sp. SJL17-4 genome, GTGTTGCCGTAGGCGCGCCAGCTGCCGCTGTCGGCGGCCGCGGCGGGGCCGGCGGTCGACAGACTCAGCCCGAGAGCAGCGGTGATGATGGCTATCGATCCTGCGGCCATCCGTGCAACTCGCATGTGATTGCCTTCCGGTTCTTTTCTGGAGACCCTCGCAGTCACCAGGCGGCCTGAGCATCCCTCGGCGCGGGCAGAGCCGGCCAGGGTGTTCATCCGTGCCTGAAAAGCCCAGGCCGCCAAGGAGGAATCAGCTGCTCCGGAGCGGGATCAGGTCGTCGGGGTGTTGGCGCGCAGAAGGGCGGCTCCGAGTGGTGTGAGCGTGTGCAGCACCGATGTGGCGTTGCGGTGGGTGGTGAGGAGGCCGGTGCGGCGCAGGGCGGCGGCGTGCTGGCTCGCGGACGACGCGGAGACCCCTGCCGCACGGGCGAGTTCGCCCGTGGTGGCGCCCGACGTGACGGCACGTAGGACACAGGCCCGGGTGCGGCCGAGCAGAGCGGCCAGGGGCGCTCCGGAGCCGAGGCCCTCCGGAAGCGCGGAGGGGCGGGGCTCCTGGCTGAGCGGGTAGAGCAGCACGGGATCGAGTGTCGTGCTGTGGAAGGTCACCGGGGTTCCCCAGCAGAAGTAGGACGGGATCAGGAGGAGCCCCCGGCCGCCGAGGTGCAGGTCACGCTCCTTGGGATAGTTCGCCGACAGGACCGGCCGGCGCCATCGCAGTGCCGGCCCCAGGCTCTGCAGGATGCCTTCGGCTCCGCTGCTGAGGACGGCGCGGGCCTGTGTGGCGCGTTCGGCGTCGAGGCGCGCCTGCATGCGGTCGTCGTAGGGAGCGATGGCGATGTCGTGGTAGGTGCGCAGGGCCCGGACCAGCTCTTCGCGGAAGTCCGGCTCGGCGAGACGGGGAGCCCAGTCGGGAGCGCCACTGGTCCGGTCGAGGAGGCTCACCTCGTGCAGCACCCGGCGCGTGGGGGTGCTCAGGACGGCTTCGAGTCCCGATTCGAGTCCCTCGGCGGCTTCGACAGGAGTGAGGAAGTCGGGGAAGTAGGCGGCACGCGGGACCAGGGGTAAGAGGAACGTGCTCAAGGTGCGACCGAACCCCTTGGCGTGCAGCCGGGTACGGGTGGTGCGGAACCAGTCGGCGTGGGCCCAGCGCCCCTGCCTGGTCTGGAAGCGGTGCAGGCTCATGCAGATCTCCCACAACGGATCGGGCGCGGTGCCCATCCGTGTGCGCGTCAGGTCGGCGTCGGTGAAGTGGATGCGGAGCATTCAGTTCCCCCTTATGGCCTGGGCTTTTCAGGCAGAGTCACAAGCTCTGGTTCACCATGCTCGCGTCAGGGACCCTCGGGTTCAACGCGGCGCGAGGAGCGCCGACGTGCCTGTCCGTGCACTCCCACGAAGGGAACCACCGTGGCTCTACGGTCCGTCATCACAGCCTTCGCGACAACAGCCCTCCTGGGCGCCGCCCTCGCGGTCACCCCGACCGCGCAGGCGGCTCAGGAAGCGCCCGCGGCCCCCGCGCCGGCGCAGGCCGTCGCGGTGTCCCTGGGCGCGGGTGAGGCCATCGGCTTCAGCGTGCCGCCCGGCGAGGTCGGCACCCAGGCGTACTCCGACTGCACGAGCGGCTACATCTGCTTCTTCTCCGGCACGAGCGGCTCGGGCTCGAAGTGCCAGTGGAGCTCGTCCCTCGTCCCGCGGGCGCGCGAGCAGTGCTCGTGGATGAACAACGGCTCGCCCGCCAAGTCCGTCTACAACCGCACGAGTTACCGCTACCACTACTACAAGGCCTTCGACTACAAGGACCGCATCGGCAGCACGCTCTCGGGAGGCCAGGGCAACCTCGCCGGCACGTACAACATCGGCTCCCTGTGCCGCCACAACGCGAGCGGCTGCCCCGAGTAGACCGGAGCGGCCGGGGCATGGACTCCGCGGCCAGGAGCCGGACTTGGAACCCGCGGCCCCGTACCCGCACAGTCCGCGCATGGTAGGGCCCCTGAGGAAGAGATGCGAGCCCCGGCGGAGGACCGTACTCCGGCGGGGCTCGCATCGGTCTCTGGGGAAGGTCAGGCGAACCGCGCGATCGGGTTCACCAGGTCGCCGACCAGCTGGAGGGCCGCCGACGGGTCCGCGAGGTCGACCATCTGCTTGTTGTTGCGGAGCTGGAGGCGGTTCAGGGCCGACAGGGCGAAGGTCTCCGCGAACATGTCGTACTGGGCGAACCGGTCCGCCAGTTCCGGCTTCGACTGCTCGTAGCCGCGCACGCACTCCGCCACCGTCCGCCAGAAGTCGTCCTCCGTGAGGACTCCCTCCGTCGCCAGCGTCGCCGACAGGAAGCGGAAGAAGCAGTCGAAGACGTCCGTGAAGACCGAGAGGAGCTTCATGTCCTCCGGGATCTCGGCGCGGACCCGCTCCACCGCCGGCGGCAGGACCGCCGTCGGGTCCATGACGACGATCTCCTCGGCGATGTCCTTGAAGATCGCCCGCGCGACCGCGC is a window encoding:
- a CDS encoding peptidase inhibitor family I36 protein, coding for MALRSVITAFATTALLGAALAVTPTAQAAQEAPAAPAPAQAVAVSLGAGEAIGFSVPPGEVGTQAYSDCTSGYICFFSGTSGSGSKCQWSSSLVPRAREQCSWMNNGSPAKSVYNRTSYRYHYYKAFDYKDRIGSTLSGGQGNLAGTYNIGSLCRHNASGCPE
- a CDS encoding ArsR family transcriptional regulator, yielding MLRIHFTDADLTRTRMGTAPDPLWEICMSLHRFQTRQGRWAHADWFRTTRTRLHAKGFGRTLSTFLLPLVPRAAYFPDFLTPVEAAEGLESGLEAVLSTPTRRVLHEVSLLDRTSGAPDWAPRLAEPDFREELVRALRTYHDIAIAPYDDRMQARLDAERATQARAVLSSGAEGILQSLGPALRWRRPVLSANYPKERDLHLGGRGLLLIPSYFCWGTPVTFHSTTLDPVLLYPLSQEPRPSALPEGLGSGAPLAALLGRTRACVLRAVTSGATTGELARAAGVSASSASQHAAALRRTGLLTTHRNATSVLHTLTPLGAALLRANTPTT